The genomic stretch TGTGCAATTAACAATCTATCAAATGGGTCACGATGATGTAAGGGTAATGATGAGATCACAGCAACATGACTAATTTTGATATCAAGTAAACTGAAATTATTCAAATGAAGTTGCTGGGTGATAAATATCTCAAATGGCAGGGGCTGATTAAAAGTAAGTTTACCTATACTTTGCTTGATTGCTATTTCCCAGAGACTAACTACGCTGACAAAAATTTGA from Nodularia sp. LEGE 06071 encodes the following:
- a CDS encoding type II toxin-antitoxin system VapC family toxin is translated as MMFLLDTHTFIWYVMDNSRLSNQVIELINDENNQIFVSVVSLWEIAIKQSIGKLTFNQPLPFEIFITQQLHLNNFSLLDIKISHVAVISSLPLHHRDPFDRLLIAQSIVENIPLLSADQIFDAYPIQRLW